From a single Shewanella donghaensis genomic region:
- a CDS encoding PAS domain-containing protein: MFKRYANKNVSKFVLISTQNIHWTRAHLLALSSQLILMLLSIIILTTLILNLGERRLQEDWADKRYSELQTVGTLASDKVNFLQFRTQAFAKAELMKQYLSSPTAERREKLEANWATLLNHIPELMGLTLFDPQGNQRITTTEVFSNIKIPEFILNSDKTMGGNDTYYSEIQFATIDGKTVPYVYQLAWIENPDQSIRGYLVTYNSVTEILQSIKTAFFDHNSPLLLIGANGTLNSGANQHYPMKKMPNTLGSSMIQTYPELWQQMSSTHFGQFHSTNATYVFLKVEIAPEDAGVREYYLLSYIRHADIAAKFEKWRYILIFFSFVVAGLASSLLILRHRFSLEEHANTNSISLASSLFNMNQNCLIVNNTGRIIKANEHAANTLLIAIDELFERSLQRVLELEDAQYKQLVSAMNNNLSWKGCVNLNDKHCTLSVCCQPGHKGSKNEGYWIVTFENISELTKTKEQAYRYQLLSESSVATALTDSTGQLLKYNLKFKKLMALTDQSDNNILNLFGDDIDLQWADINSRISLHGKWKGQINASNDTPFNTSLKANIRAEQSPDGEHEYFICTLENLLPPSALKQLPNQQVPLSSMVLQLSELELHFCTLTESSREQTCLLIMDINPEGVISHISDIDHLEQRQRDIEMQLLIDLPTGFQIAHWRLGSLVILLPLSDSIQAHKYAMSIMDRLEQKELQEGVNIGISGYLEQHSFEQYLNNAEVAVKRAKQTGNQNICQAFTRRPQV, translated from the coding sequence ATGTTTAAACGATACGCGAATAAAAACGTCTCTAAGTTTGTTCTTATTTCCACCCAAAATATTCACTGGACTCGAGCTCATCTATTGGCTTTATCCAGTCAACTAATATTGATGCTGCTCAGTATCATCATCCTCACAACCTTAATCCTAAATCTAGGAGAAAGGCGCTTACAAGAAGATTGGGCTGATAAGCGTTACAGCGAATTACAAACAGTAGGGACACTCGCTTCCGATAAAGTTAACTTTCTTCAATTCCGAACCCAAGCTTTCGCTAAAGCTGAATTAATGAAACAGTATCTGTCTAGTCCTACAGCAGAAAGACGTGAAAAATTAGAAGCTAATTGGGCCACGTTATTAAACCATATTCCCGAGTTAATGGGCTTAACCTTATTTGATCCCCAAGGCAACCAACGTATCACCACCACAGAAGTATTTAGTAATATTAAAATACCTGAGTTCATTCTTAATTCAGATAAAACTATGGGCGGCAATGATACCTACTATTCAGAGATACAGTTTGCCACCATTGACGGAAAAACAGTTCCCTATGTCTATCAATTAGCTTGGATAGAAAACCCAGATCAAAGTATTCGTGGTTATTTAGTCACCTATAACTCAGTGACAGAAATTTTGCAGTCAATTAAAACAGCCTTTTTCGATCATAACTCTCCGTTACTATTAATTGGTGCTAATGGGACGCTTAACTCAGGTGCAAATCAGCATTATCCAATGAAAAAAATGCCTAATACCTTAGGCAGTAGCATGATACAAACATACCCCGAATTATGGCAGCAAATGTCCAGTACCCATTTTGGGCAATTTCATAGTACCAATGCGACTTATGTATTTTTGAAGGTAGAAATAGCACCGGAAGATGCCGGTGTGAGGGAGTACTATTTACTGTCTTATATTCGCCATGCAGATATTGCCGCCAAATTCGAGAAATGGCGCTATATTTTGATATTTTTCTCATTTGTTGTGGCTGGTCTAGCCTCTAGTTTATTAATATTAAGACATCGATTTTCGCTTGAGGAACATGCCAACACTAACAGCATAAGTCTGGCGAGTTCACTGTTTAATATGAATCAAAACTGCTTAATTGTGAATAATACAGGCAGAATAATTAAGGCTAATGAACATGCTGCTAATACCTTATTAATAGCGATAGACGAACTCTTTGAGCGGAGTTTACAGCGAGTATTAGAATTAGAGGATGCTCAATATAAGCAATTAGTTAGTGCTATGAATAACAATCTAAGCTGGAAAGGCTGTGTCAATTTAAACGATAAGCATTGTACTCTGTCAGTATGCTGCCAACCTGGACATAAAGGTTCAAAAAATGAAGGTTATTGGATTGTCACCTTTGAAAATATTAGCGAATTAACCAAAACAAAAGAACAAGCCTATCGCTATCAGTTATTATCTGAAAGTTCAGTCGCTACAGCATTGACGGATTCAACCGGCCAATTACTCAAATACAATCTTAAATTCAAAAAGCTCATGGCACTCACTGACCAAAGTGATAATAATATCCTTAATTTATTTGGTGACGACATCGATTTACAATGGGCAGATATTAATAGCCGGATCAGCTTGCACGGTAAATGGAAAGGACAGATAAATGCCAGTAATGATACGCCTTTCAATACCAGTTTAAAGGCTAACATTCGGGCAGAGCAATCTCCGGATGGAGAACATGAATACTTTATTTGTACCTTAGAAAATTTATTACCACCAAGTGCACTAAAACAGCTGCCAAACCAGCAGGTGCCCCTCAGTTCTATGGTGTTGCAGCTATCAGAATTAGAATTACACTTTTGCACATTAACAGAGTCTAGTCGCGAGCAGACTTGCTTGTTGATCATGGATATTAACCCTGAAGGCGTCATCAGCCATATCAGTGATATTGACCATCTTGAGCAACGTCAACGTGATATTGAAATGCAACTGCTTATCGACCTACCCACAGGCTTTCAGATAGCTCATTGGCGTCTTGGGTCATTGGTGATTCTGTTGCCATTAAGTGACTCAATCCAAGCACATAAGTACGCGATGAGTATTATGGATAGATTAGAGCAAAAAGAGCTTCAAGAAGGGGTTAATATTGGTATTTCAGGATACTTAGAACAACACTCTTTTGAACAATATCTCAATAATGCGGAAGTCGCCGTTAAGCGAGCAAAACAAACAGGCAATCAAAATATCTGCCAAGCATTTACTCGCAGACCACAAGTTTAA
- a CDS encoding helix-turn-helix domain-containing protein produces the protein MQIGCCWFDDERQELINQSNATTWQLNKNEYWVLSLLAKHRGQVVPVELLSFPNDESYQQRISDVDLEEIVKNLRDYLGRSHRSLIELIPSQGIILYNKTIASRNSLFDSPNKAISYAQYILIILMTLIASFFVYSNLNGPDYITPDASRQFTTQDGNVANLYLYRSLSSDLNMDSLANEMADYLKVCKVMPWDAISATMSKDNYAISIVMKKRLATEWRFHNIKVTRDQLQYDFVTPEWLEKVNICG, from the coding sequence ATGCAGATCGGTTGTTGTTGGTTTGATGATGAGCGTCAAGAGCTTATTAATCAATCTAATGCTACTACATGGCAACTCAATAAAAATGAATACTGGGTGTTGAGCTTATTAGCTAAACACCGAGGGCAAGTTGTGCCTGTCGAACTGCTTTCTTTTCCAAATGATGAGAGTTATCAGCAACGAATATCAGATGTCGACCTAGAAGAGATCGTTAAGAATCTTAGAGATTATCTCGGACGATCCCATCGTAGTTTAATTGAGCTGATTCCATCTCAAGGGATTATTCTTTATAACAAAACGATTGCTAGTCGCAACAGTTTGTTTGACTCACCCAACAAAGCAATTTCTTATGCCCAATATATTCTCATTATTTTAATGACTTTGATTGCTTCTTTTTTTGTTTATTCGAACCTTAATGGTCCTGATTACATTACCCCTGATGCCAGCCGTCAGTTTACGACCCAAGATGGCAATGTGGCTAATCTGTATTTGTACCGCTCCTTGTCAAGTGACCTTAATATGGATTCTTTGGCAAATGAAATGGCCGACTATCTTAAAGTGTGCAAAGTCATGCCTTGGGATGCAATTTCAGCAACCATGTCAAAAGACAACTACGCAATAAGTATTGTCATGAAGAAACGCTTAGCAACTGAATGGCGCTTTCATAATATTAAAGTAACCCGAGATCAGCTTCAGTATGATTTTGTTACACCAGAGTGGCTAGAAAAGGTAAATATTTGTGGTTAA
- a CDS encoding DUF481 domain-containing protein → MNKLLLAAAVSLAMPFAAHAGADFVEGDKTFAGEAELGATLTTGNTDTASVKARLGLKQELGNWENAYLLEGLYNEDSGENTAKRYYAGAQGDYIFDDKNYLFVTANYEADPFTGFDYKMIASSGYGHKFIDTADVFLSAEIGPGYIYKKLDDEQSAALGYDSEDSIVAHGALNFSYAITETSKFTQLFVADYGDNLEGRSESALTANIVGALAMKFAVIVRYNSEPLDNKKSTDTETNMTLLYAF, encoded by the coding sequence ATGAATAAATTGCTACTCGCTGCCGCTGTATCTTTAGCAATGCCATTTGCAGCCCATGCTGGCGCAGACTTTGTTGAAGGCGATAAGACCTTTGCTGGTGAAGCTGAATTAGGTGCAACACTCACCACTGGTAATACCGATACTGCTTCTGTTAAAGCGCGTTTAGGCTTAAAGCAAGAGTTAGGGAATTGGGAAAATGCGTACCTACTAGAAGGTTTGTATAACGAAGATTCAGGTGAAAATACTGCTAAACGTTATTATGCTGGTGCTCAAGGTGATTATATCTTTGACGACAAGAATTACTTGTTCGTTACAGCAAATTATGAAGCCGATCCATTCACTGGTTTTGACTACAAAATGATTGCTTCTAGTGGTTATGGTCATAAATTTATTGATACAGCAGATGTATTCTTAAGCGCTGAAATTGGTCCTGGTTATATCTATAAAAAATTGGACGATGAGCAATCTGCCGCGCTAGGTTATGATTCTGAAGACAGTATAGTAGCCCATGGTGCACTTAACTTTTCTTATGCCATCACTGAGACATCTAAATTCACTCAGTTATTTGTTGCTGATTATGGTGATAATTTAGAAGGTCGTTCTGAGTCAGCTTTAACGGCTAACATTGTTGGCGCGCTAGCGATGAAGTTTGCTGTTATTGTTCGTTATAACAGTGAGCCTTTAGATAACAAGAAAAGTACTGATACTGAAACTAACATGACATTACTTTACGCTTTTTAA
- a CDS encoding MATE family efflux transporter: MHAKPNAPLSLFSLTWPLFFDFALHFLTAALNTLMISRVSYQGVAALSVGNMVFELSITLFSFVSIGASVVITQYLGANNRATARDVVYSSIGFNLLVGVVAALGVFSGAGLILHLMNLPAELIPDGKLYLKIVGICLIPEAMAMCLAAGMRAHGFTQQAMWVTLLMNVITFCGNLLLLYGWFGLPQMGVAGVAISTVVGRLVGMILMAYLFVKYTKIPLKLLEIIKPKKQLLNKVFHIGLPAAGENISWMLQFMVVTAFVGLMGDKALAAQALYFQICMFILLFGLSIGIGNEIIIGHMIGAKQYQAAEAQMYKALKIGLIVTTIVAALAAAFGEHLVAFFTDDADILTMVGQLFILTLLMEPGRTFNLVVINALRASGDARFPFFIGLISMWCIAVPGAYFLGVHLDLGLVGIWCALAVDEWVRGLLMLWRWRSGRWRKKSLILA; encoded by the coding sequence ATGCACGCTAAACCCAATGCCCCGTTATCGCTTTTCTCCCTGACTTGGCCATTATTTTTTGATTTTGCGCTGCACTTTTTGACCGCAGCTTTAAATACATTAATGATCAGCCGAGTGTCTTATCAAGGGGTTGCCGCACTGTCAGTGGGCAACATGGTATTTGAACTCTCGATAACGCTGTTTAGCTTCGTTAGTATTGGCGCCAGTGTGGTGATCACTCAATATCTTGGAGCCAATAATAGGGCAACGGCTAGAGACGTTGTATACTCGTCGATAGGGTTTAATTTATTAGTGGGTGTGGTTGCGGCGTTAGGGGTATTTAGTGGTGCAGGATTAATTCTACATCTAATGAATTTACCTGCTGAATTGATACCTGATGGCAAACTCTATCTAAAGATTGTGGGCATATGCTTAATACCTGAAGCGATGGCAATGTGTCTTGCTGCAGGGATGCGAGCCCATGGCTTTACCCAACAAGCTATGTGGGTCACTTTACTGATGAATGTGATTACCTTTTGCGGCAACTTGCTGTTACTTTACGGCTGGTTTGGTTTGCCGCAAATGGGCGTGGCTGGTGTGGCTATTAGTACGGTTGTAGGGCGCTTAGTGGGCATGATATTAATGGCTTACTTATTTGTTAAGTACACCAAAATCCCACTTAAACTGCTTGAAATTATCAAACCTAAAAAGCAGCTTCTTAATAAAGTTTTTCATATCGGACTGCCTGCAGCCGGAGAAAATATTTCTTGGATGCTGCAATTTATGGTGGTGACGGCCTTTGTGGGATTAATGGGCGATAAAGCCCTCGCCGCACAAGCTTTGTACTTCCAAATTTGTATGTTTATCTTGTTGTTCGGCTTATCTATTGGCATTGGTAATGAGATTATTATTGGTCATATGATAGGCGCCAAACAATATCAAGCTGCTGAAGCACAAATGTATAAAGCACTCAAGATAGGGCTAATCGTCACCACCATAGTGGCAGCATTAGCTGCTGCGTTTGGCGAGCATTTAGTGGCCTTTTTTACTGACGATGCAGATATTCTCACTATGGTGGGGCAATTGTTTATCTTGACGTTATTAATGGAACCAGGTCGGACATTTAACCTGGTAGTCATTAATGCCTTAAGAGCCAGTGGCGATGCACGCTTCCCATTTTTTATCGGCCTTATCTCTATGTGGTGTATTGCTGTGCCTGGGGCATACTTTTTAGGGGTACATTTAGATTTAGGCTTAGTAGGTATTTGGTGTGCTTTAGCTGTGGACGAGTGGGTTAGAGGCTTATTGATGCTATGGCGTTGGCGCAGTGGTCGATGGCGTAAAAAGAGCTTAATCCTTGCATAG
- the fba gene encoding class II fructose-bisphosphate aldolase (catalyzes the reversible aldol condensation of dihydroxyacetonephosphate and glyceraldehyde 3-phosphate in the Calvin cycle, glycolysis, and/or gluconeogenesis), translated as MALISLRQMLDHAAEHGYGVPAFNVNNLEQMRAIMQAAEATDSPVIVQASAGARKYARPQFLKYLMAAALEQYPDIPVCIHQDHGTDPDICQRSIQLGMSSVMMDGSLMADGKTPASYDYNVDVTRRTVAFAHACGVSVEGEIGCLGSLETGEAGEEDGIGAAGILTMDQMLTTPEEAARFVSDTHVDALAIAIGTSHGAYKFSQRPTGDVLRIDRIKEIHARIPNTHLVMHGSSSVPQEWLQIINQYGGEIPETYGVPLEEIVEGIKHGVRKVNIDTDLRLASTGAVRKFLAENPAEFDPRKFLKASMEAMADICTTRYEAFGCAGMGSKIKPKSLQAMYKAYQSGELDPQIN; from the coding sequence ATGGCCTTAATATCTCTACGACAAATGTTAGATCATGCAGCAGAACACGGTTATGGTGTTCCAGCATTCAACGTAAACAACCTTGAGCAAATGCGTGCAATTATGCAAGCTGCTGAAGCGACTGACAGTCCTGTCATCGTCCAAGCATCTGCTGGTGCTCGTAAGTATGCTCGTCCACAGTTTCTTAAATATTTGATGGCTGCAGCACTTGAGCAGTATCCAGATATTCCAGTATGTATTCATCAAGATCACGGTACTGATCCTGATATTTGTCAGCGTTCAATCCAGTTAGGTATGTCATCAGTGATGATGGACGGTTCTTTGATGGCAGATGGTAAAACACCTGCATCATACGATTACAATGTTGATGTGACTCGTCGTACCGTTGCTTTCGCACATGCTTGTGGTGTGTCAGTTGAAGGTGAAATCGGTTGTTTAGGCAGTTTAGAAACTGGCGAAGCAGGCGAAGAAGATGGTATCGGTGCTGCTGGTATCCTAACGATGGATCAAATGCTAACTACGCCTGAAGAAGCAGCTCGTTTTGTTTCTGACACTCATGTAGATGCACTTGCGATTGCGATTGGTACTAGTCATGGTGCTTATAAGTTCAGCCAACGCCCAACGGGTGATGTGCTGCGTATTGATCGTATCAAAGAGATCCACGCCCGTATTCCTAACACTCACTTAGTTATGCACGGTTCATCTTCAGTACCACAAGAGTGGCTGCAGATCATTAACCAGTACGGCGGTGAAATCCCAGAAACTTACGGTGTACCTTTAGAGGAAATCGTTGAAGGGATTAAGCATGGTGTTCGTAAAGTGAATATCGATACTGATTTACGTTTAGCATCAACAGGTGCAGTACGTAAGTTCTTAGCTGAAAACCCTGCTGAATTTGATCCGCGTAAATTCTTGAAAGCGTCAATGGAAGCAATGGCTGACATTTGTACTACACGTTATGAAGCATTTGGTTGTGCTGGCATGGGTTCTAAAATTAAGCCTAAGTCACTACAAGCAATGTACAAAGCTTATCAATCAGGTGAGTTAGATCCTCAAATTAACTAA
- a CDS encoding phosphoglycerate kinase, with the protein MAIINMSELDLNNKRVLIREDLNVPVSDGVVTSDARLRAALPTIKLALEKGAAVMVMSHLGRPTEGEFNAEFSMQPVVNYLQDALDCPVTLAADYLEGVAANVGEVVVFENVRFNIGEKKNDEVLAKKLAELCDVYVMDAFGTAHRAQASTHGVGLHAPIACAGPLLAGELEALGKALDNPARPMVAIVGGSKVSTKLTVLESLSTKVDQLVVGGGIANTFVAAAGHEVGKSLFEADLVDEAKRLVANAQSRGGDIPVPTDVVVASEFSPTATATLKSVADVSDTDMIFDIGPDSAEALAKIIEAAGTVVWNGPVGVFEFDQFGAGTKRIAQAIADSNAFSIAGGGDTLAAVDKYDIADKVSYISTGGGAFLEFLEGKELPAVAMLEKRGS; encoded by the coding sequence ATGGCTATTATCAATATGAGTGAATTGGATTTAAACAATAAGCGTGTGCTTATTCGTGAAGATCTTAATGTTCCAGTCAGTGATGGTGTTGTTACCAGTGATGCCCGTTTACGCGCAGCTTTACCAACGATTAAGTTAGCACTTGAAAAAGGCGCTGCAGTGATGGTGATGTCTCACCTTGGCCGCCCAACAGAAGGCGAGTTTAATGCTGAGTTTTCTATGCAGCCAGTGGTTAACTACTTGCAAGATGCACTTGATTGCCCTGTGACGTTAGCTGCTGATTACCTTGAAGGTGTTGCTGCAAACGTGGGCGAAGTCGTTGTCTTTGAAAACGTGCGCTTTAATATTGGCGAAAAGAAAAATGATGAAGTATTAGCTAAAAAGCTTGCTGAATTATGTGATGTTTATGTCATGGACGCCTTTGGTACTGCGCATCGTGCTCAAGCTTCTACTCACGGTGTTGGCTTACATGCTCCTATTGCTTGTGCTGGTCCATTACTTGCTGGTGAACTTGAAGCTTTAGGTAAAGCATTAGATAACCCAGCACGCCCAATGGTGGCTATTGTGGGTGGTTCGAAAGTATCAACTAAGTTAACTGTACTTGAAAGTTTATCAACCAAGGTTGATCAGTTAGTTGTTGGCGGTGGTATTGCTAATACCTTCGTTGCAGCAGCAGGCCATGAAGTCGGCAAGTCATTATTTGAAGCTGATTTAGTCGATGAAGCTAAGCGCTTAGTGGCGAATGCTCAAAGCCGTGGTGGTGATATCCCTGTCCCTACAGATGTCGTTGTTGCGAGTGAGTTTAGCCCGACTGCAACAGCAACATTAAAGTCTGTTGCAGATGTCTCAGATACCGACATGATTTTTGATATCGGCCCAGACAGCGCTGAAGCGTTAGCAAAAATTATTGAAGCTGCGGGTACGGTTGTTTGGAATGGCCCTGTGGGCGTATTTGAGTTTGATCAATTTGGTGCGGGCACAAAACGTATTGCACAAGCGATTGCCGATTCAAATGCATTCTCTATTGCGGGTGGTGGCGATACATTAGCTGCTGTCGATAAATACGATATTGCTGATAAAGTGTCTTACATTTCTACTGGTGGCGGCGCGTTCTTGGAATTCCTTGAAGGCAAAGAATTACCAGCAGTTGCGATGCTTGAAAAACGCGGTTCATAA